From Leptolyngbya sp. KIOST-1, one genomic window encodes:
- the miaB gene encoding tRNA (N6-isopentenyl adenosine(37)-C2)-methylthiotransferase MiaB, whose protein sequence is MAGSARQYHITTFGCQMNKADSERMAGILDTMGLSWTDDPYEADVVLYNTCTIRDNAEQKVYSYLGRQAKRKHEKPDLTLIVAGCVAQQEGEALLRRVPELDLVMGPQHANRLQDLLEQVLDGNQVVATEEVDIMEDITKPRRDSTITAWVNVIYGCNERCTYCVVPGVRGVEQSRTPEAIRAEMEELGRQGFKEVTLLGQNIDAYGRDLPGSTVDGRHQHTFTDLLHFVHDVPGIERIRFATSHPRYFTERLIRACAELPKVCEHFHIPFQSGDNDVLKAMARGYTHEKYRRIIDTVRRYMPDAAISADAIVGFPGETEAQFQHTLDLVNDIAFDQLNTAAYSPRPGTPAALWENQLSEEVKRDRLQRLNHLVNTKAAERSQRYQGRIEEVLVEAINPKDPTQVMGRTRGNRLAFFTGDYAALKGELVQIKITEVRPFSLTGERIQALVAAG, encoded by the coding sequence ATGGCCGGTTCTGCCCGTCAATACCACATCACCACCTTCGGCTGCCAGATGAACAAGGCCGACTCCGAGCGCATGGCCGGCATTCTCGACACCATGGGCCTGAGCTGGACCGACGACCCCTACGAGGCCGACGTGGTGCTCTACAACACCTGCACCATTCGCGACAACGCCGAGCAAAAGGTCTACTCCTACCTGGGTCGTCAGGCCAAGCGCAAGCACGAAAAGCCCGACCTGACGCTGATTGTGGCGGGCTGCGTGGCCCAGCAGGAGGGCGAGGCTTTGCTGCGCCGGGTGCCTGAACTCGACCTGGTGATGGGGCCGCAGCACGCCAACCGCCTGCAGGACCTGCTGGAGCAGGTGCTCGACGGCAACCAGGTAGTGGCCACCGAAGAGGTGGACATCATGGAGGACATCACCAAGCCCCGCCGCGACAGCACCATTACCGCCTGGGTGAATGTGATCTACGGCTGCAACGAGCGCTGCACCTACTGCGTGGTGCCGGGGGTGCGCGGCGTCGAGCAGTCCCGCACTCCCGAAGCGATTCGGGCCGAAATGGAGGAATTGGGTCGCCAGGGCTTTAAAGAAGTGACCCTGCTGGGTCAAAATATCGACGCCTACGGGCGCGACCTGCCCGGTTCCACCGTCGACGGACGTCACCAGCACACCTTCACTGACCTGCTGCACTTCGTCCACGATGTGCCCGGCATCGAGCGCATTCGCTTTGCCACCAGCCACCCCCGCTACTTTACGGAACGGCTAATTCGCGCCTGCGCCGAGCTGCCCAAGGTGTGTGAGCACTTCCATATCCCTTTCCAGTCGGGGGACAACGACGTGCTGAAGGCCATGGCCCGGGGCTACACCCACGAAAAGTATCGCCGCATTATCGACACCGTGCGCCGCTATATGCCCGATGCGGCGATCAGCGCCGATGCGATCGTGGGCTTCCCCGGCGAAACCGAGGCGCAGTTTCAGCACACTCTGGATCTGGTCAACGACATTGCCTTTGACCAACTCAATACGGCGGCCTATTCCCCCCGTCCCGGCACTCCCGCCGCCCTGTGGGAGAATCAGCTGTCGGAGGAGGTGAAGCGCGATCGCCTGCAGCGGCTCAACCACCTGGTCAATACCAAAGCCGCGGAGCGATCGCAGCGCTACCAGGGCCGCATCGAAGAAGTGCTGGTCGAAGCCATCAACCCCAAAGATCCCACCCAGGTGATGGGTCGGACTCGGGGTAACCGGCTGGCCTTCTTTACGGGTGATTATGCTGCGCTGAAGGGCGAGTTGGTGCAGATCAAAATTACTGAAGTGCGCCCTTTTAGCCTCACCGGGGAACGGATTCAGGCCCTAGTTGCCGCTGGTTAG
- a CDS encoding SRPBCC family protein translates to MSTRQVIEHSISVCASATEVEQCLTQLDLMHRWLNPALRCEPIGTWSTDLGAQSRFIIRLPLWQPTLISTVTERAPGLLVWSFEGFFRGRDRWECRPEAEGTRLLNRFEFEIPNPVVQVGFDWFAARWTKRDMAAQLGRLKQVAETLNNSC, encoded by the coding sequence ATGTCTACCCGTCAGGTGATTGAGCACAGTATTTCTGTCTGCGCCAGTGCCACTGAGGTGGAGCAGTGCCTGACGCAGTTAGATCTAATGCACCGCTGGCTCAACCCCGCGCTTCGGTGTGAGCCGATTGGCACCTGGAGCACCGATTTGGGTGCCCAGAGCCGCTTTATCATCCGGCTGCCCCTGTGGCAGCCCACGCTTATCAGCACGGTGACGGAACGGGCACCAGGCCTGCTTGTGTGGTCTTTTGAAGGGTTTTTCAGGGGCCGCGATCGCTGGGAATGCCGCCCCGAAGCAGAGGGCACCAGGCTCTTGAACCGCTTTGAATTTGAAATTCCCAACCCGGTTGTCCAGGTGGGGTTCGACTGGTTTGCCGCCCGCTGGACGAAGCGCGATATGGCCGCTCAGCTGGGTCGCCTCAAACAGGTGGCCGAGACCCTTAACAATTCCTGCTAG
- a CDS encoding mechanosensitive ion channel, with protein MPATGPVAGPVGFLEAAAIQLGQFLPSLIWAIALLLLGWIVATVVALAIRKLLRQTSLDDRLANWALGRPADAPVQVEKWVSAVVYWVIFLFAIVASLNALNLAGVSTPLNNFLDQIFLYLPRIGGALLLLGVAWLTATLVKSLVINGLGRFNLDDRLAQQTGLERGSSPVVLNETIGNVLYWFILLLFIPLILSALQLPGLLAPVEGLINSFLQAIPRIITAAIVLAIGWVIARIVRGVVTNLLLATGADQLGRRMGFRSSAPGPGPTTSTSTTSNLSLSRLAGTVAYVLVLIPTVVAALNELNIDAISAPAILMLERVLTAIPQIIMAGVVIAVAYFVGRFVADLVTNLLRGAGFDNIMGILGLPELNQGPSATTVQPGLDAEGRPIASVQTPGRTPSDVVGIVTLVAIVLFGAVTATEILNFPGLTNIVQAILLIGARVLSGVVVFAVGLYLANVAFRLIRSMGTGQATVLAQAARIAILIFVGAMALQQMGVAPDIVNLAFGLLLGAIAVAIAIAFGLGGREVAASELREWLTAFKQRQ; from the coding sequence GTGCCAGCGACGGGTCCGGTGGCGGGTCCAGTCGGCTTTTTAGAGGCGGCGGCGATCCAACTGGGGCAATTTTTGCCCAGCCTCATCTGGGCGATCGCGCTGCTGCTGCTGGGCTGGATTGTGGCCACGGTGGTGGCTCTGGCCATTCGCAAACTGCTGCGCCAGACCAGTCTAGACGATCGCCTGGCCAACTGGGCCCTTGGCCGACCGGCGGATGCCCCAGTCCAGGTGGAGAAGTGGGTCTCCGCTGTGGTGTACTGGGTCATTTTTCTATTCGCCATTGTGGCGTCGCTAAATGCCCTCAATTTGGCCGGGGTATCAACCCCGCTGAACAACTTTTTAGACCAAATTTTCCTCTACCTGCCGCGCATTGGTGGGGCCCTGCTGCTGCTGGGGGTCGCCTGGCTGACGGCAACCCTGGTGAAATCCCTCGTCATCAACGGGCTGGGACGGTTTAACCTGGACGATCGCCTGGCCCAGCAGACGGGACTGGAGCGGGGTAGCAGCCCGGTGGTTTTGAATGAAACCATTGGCAACGTGCTGTACTGGTTCATCCTGCTGCTGTTTATTCCGCTGATTCTAAGTGCCCTCCAGCTGCCCGGCCTGCTGGCCCCCGTGGAGGGATTGATTAACTCTTTCCTACAGGCGATTCCTCGAATTATCACCGCAGCCATTGTGCTGGCCATCGGCTGGGTGATCGCCCGGATTGTGCGCGGTGTGGTCACCAACTTGCTGCTGGCGACTGGGGCTGACCAGCTGGGCCGCCGGATGGGGTTCCGCAGCTCCGCCCCAGGCCCAGGCCCTACCACCTCTACCTCTACTACTAGTAACCTGTCGCTGTCGCGGTTGGCGGGTACCGTAGCCTACGTTCTGGTGCTGATCCCGACGGTGGTAGCGGCCCTGAACGAACTCAACATTGATGCCATTTCGGCTCCGGCAATTTTGATGCTGGAGCGGGTGCTGACGGCCATTCCCCAGATCATCATGGCCGGTGTCGTCATTGCCGTCGCCTACTTTGTGGGCCGCTTTGTGGCTGACCTAGTGACCAACCTGCTGCGGGGAGCAGGCTTTGACAACATTATGGGCATTCTGGGACTGCCGGAGTTGAACCAGGGCCCCAGCGCCACAACCGTCCAGCCTGGTCTGGATGCCGAGGGACGTCCGATCGCCTCGGTGCAGACTCCGGGCCGCACCCCCTCAGATGTGGTGGGCATCGTCACCCTGGTGGCCATCGTGCTGTTTGGGGCGGTAACGGCCACCGAAATTTTGAACTTTCCGGGCCTCACCAACATTGTGCAGGCCATCCTGCTGATTGGGGCACGGGTGCTAAGCGGGGTGGTCGTCTTTGCCGTAGGCCTCTACCTGGCTAACGTGGCGTTTCGCCTGATCCGCTCCATGGGCACCGGCCAGGCGACTGTGCTGGCCCAGGCGGCTCGCATCGCCATTTTGATCTTTGTGGGGGCGATGGCCCTACAGCAGATGGGGGTGGCCCCAGACATTGTCAACCTGGCCTTCGGACTGCTGCTGGGAGCGATCGCCGTGGCGATCGCGATCGCGTTTGGTCTGGGCGGGCGCGAGGTGGCCGCCAGCGAACTGCGCGAATGGCTGACGGCCTTTAAGCAGCGCCAGTAA
- the ppk1 gene encoding polyphosphate kinase 1, giving the protein MATVERHSSERPSGEAALNLNAPEYYISRELSWLEFNRRVLHEALDERTPLLEALKFLAIFSSNLDEYFMVRVAALKRQIEAQVTKRSPDGLSPEEHLSAISTALGPMVEQQHQFFAKDLRQQMSRQGIWLLDHDDLTKPQQIYCRDYFDEQIFPVLTPLAVDPGHPFPYISNLSLNLAVVVKDPRTQQTHFARVKVPRVLPRFISLPTPSDESSEEGPCRWLGVPLEQVIAANLTALFPGMVVQEHYGFRITRNADLAVEEDEADDLMLAIEQELRKRRRGGSAVRMEIQRNTPGPVRAMLTEELALAPTDVYDIDGLIGLSDLMTFMALPLPDLKAPSWTPTVPPAIENLSPPQVDADDMALETAEDLFSLLRRQDQLIHHPYHSFSATVQRFITQAAHDPQVLAIKMTLYRTSGDSPIVNSLISAAENGKQVTVLVEIKARFDEENNINWARKLEQAGVHVVYGLVGLKTHCKVTLAVRREGQQIRRYYHIGTGNYNPKTARLYTDLGLLSARDDIGADISDLFNYLTGYSRQQVYRQLLVAPLTLRQRLVALIEQEIALQAKGKRGRIIAKMNSLVDPDLIALLYQASQAGVSVDLIIRGICCLRPGLPGISDNIRVISIVGQFLEHSRIVYFQNGGREIFLLGSADWMPRNLDRRVEVMVPIADPALRKELKAILNLCLEDNRQAWDLASDGSYHQRRPGEGEETRSTQAQLMAHVSRSPVGRAAPAKQQNAKPRKQRKSQQSG; this is encoded by the coding sequence ATGGCCACGGTCGAACGCCACAGCAGTGAACGCCCCAGCGGTGAAGCCGCCCTCAACCTCAACGCCCCTGAGTACTACATCAGCCGGGAGTTGAGCTGGCTGGAGTTCAATCGTCGCGTACTCCACGAAGCCCTCGACGAGCGCACTCCCCTGCTCGAGGCCCTGAAATTTTTGGCCATCTTCAGCAGCAACTTAGACGAGTACTTCATGGTGCGGGTGGCCGCCCTGAAGCGGCAAATTGAGGCCCAGGTCACCAAGCGATCGCCCGACGGTCTGTCTCCGGAGGAGCACCTCAGTGCCATCAGCACTGCCCTGGGGCCGATGGTAGAGCAGCAGCACCAGTTCTTTGCCAAGGACCTGAGACAGCAAATGTCTCGCCAGGGGATCTGGCTGCTGGACCACGACGATTTGACCAAACCCCAGCAGATCTACTGCCGCGACTACTTCGACGAGCAAATCTTTCCGGTGTTGACCCCCCTGGCCGTCGATCCCGGCCATCCCTTCCCCTACATCTCCAACCTCAGCCTGAACCTGGCGGTGGTAGTCAAAGACCCCCGCACCCAGCAGACCCACTTTGCCCGGGTCAAAGTACCCCGAGTGCTGCCGCGATTTATTTCGCTGCCCACTCCCAGCGATGAAAGCTCAGAGGAGGGTCCCTGCCGCTGGCTGGGCGTACCGCTGGAGCAGGTGATTGCCGCCAACCTGACCGCCCTATTCCCCGGCATGGTAGTGCAGGAGCACTACGGCTTTCGGATCACCCGCAACGCCGACCTGGCCGTCGAAGAAGACGAAGCCGACGACCTGATGCTGGCCATCGAGCAGGAGCTGCGCAAGCGCCGCCGGGGTGGGTCAGCGGTGCGGATGGAGATTCAGCGGAACACGCCGGGACCGGTGCGGGCCATGCTGACGGAAGAACTGGCCCTGGCCCCCACCGACGTTTACGACATTGATGGGCTGATTGGCCTGAGCGACCTGATGACCTTTATGGCCCTGCCCCTGCCCGACCTCAAAGCCCCCAGCTGGACCCCGACCGTACCGCCAGCGATCGAAAACCTGAGTCCGCCCCAAGTCGATGCCGACGATATGGCCCTCGAAACCGCCGAGGACCTCTTCTCGCTGCTGCGGCGGCAGGATCAGCTGATCCACCATCCCTATCACTCCTTCTCGGCCACGGTGCAGCGGTTCATTACCCAGGCCGCCCACGACCCTCAGGTGCTGGCGATCAAGATGACGCTCTACCGCACCTCGGGCGATTCGCCCATCGTCAATTCGCTGATTTCGGCCGCCGAGAACGGCAAGCAGGTCACGGTTTTGGTGGAGATCAAAGCCCGCTTTGACGAAGAGAACAACATCAACTGGGCCCGCAAGCTGGAGCAGGCGGGGGTGCACGTGGTCTACGGACTGGTGGGGCTCAAAACCCACTGCAAAGTCACCCTGGCGGTGCGGCGCGAGGGGCAGCAGATTCGGCGCTACTATCACATCGGCACCGGCAACTACAATCCCAAAACCGCGCGGCTCTACACGGACCTGGGTCTGCTCAGCGCCCGCGACGATATCGGGGCCGACATTTCTGACCTGTTTAACTACCTGACCGGCTACTCGCGGCAGCAGGTCTACCGCCAGCTGCTGGTGGCCCCCCTGACTCTGCGCCAGCGCCTCGTCGCCCTGATTGAGCAGGAAATTGCCCTGCAGGCCAAAGGAAAACGCGGCCGGATTATCGCCAAAATGAACTCCCTGGTCGATCCCGACCTGATCGCCCTGCTCTACCAGGCGTCCCAGGCCGGGGTGAGCGTCGATCTGATTATTCGGGGCATCTGCTGCCTCAGGCCGGGACTGCCCGGCATCAGCGACAACATTCGGGTGATCAGCATTGTGGGTCAGTTTTTAGAACATTCCCGCATTGTTTACTTCCAGAATGGCGGCAGGGAAATTTTTCTGCTGGGCAGCGCCGACTGGATGCCCCGCAACCTCGATCGCCGGGTAGAGGTGATGGTACCCATCGCCGATCCCGCCCTCCGAAAAGAACTCAAAGCCATCCTCAACCTCTGCCTGGAGGACAACCGCCAGGCCTGGGACCTGGCCAGCGACGGCAGCTACCACCAGCGCCGCCCCGGCGAGGGGGAAGAAACCCGCAGTACCCAGGCCCAGCTGATGGCCCATGTCAGTCGTTCACCGGTCGGGCGAGCGGCTCCAGCGAAACAGCAAAACGCCAAGCCCCGCAAGCAGCGTAAGTCCCAACAGTCCGGCTAG
- a CDS encoding CPBP family intramembrane glutamic endopeptidase — protein sequence MNKWPWAKLTGFPPLGRVLMFLLIVVVLWAPLALPLYALAGQGVLPGGDIFPTALLYVVFLLVLPRWERRVRGETQPWAKVGFAGWRGLARGMAVGAALGALSIAVLAVVQLGLGWANVDLAGARGLGLLQVAAVGALAATAVGWSEEVLFRGWLLRELEQGWTPGVALGVTSLIFAIAHFIKPLDAILALLPQFAGLLLLGFVLGWARRIAIAPGETGLGHPVGLHAGLVWGYYLLEVGNLLRPTGRVPAWVTGLDGNPLAGLLGLTLLAGLGVLLFRWSRSPDR from the coding sequence ATGAATAAGTGGCCCTGGGCTAAACTGACTGGCTTCCCCCCCCTGGGGCGGGTGCTGATGTTTCTGCTGATTGTAGTCGTGCTCTGGGCCCCGCTGGCGCTACCCCTGTACGCACTAGCGGGGCAAGGGGTGCTGCCGGGGGGGGATATCTTCCCTACCGCCCTGCTGTACGTCGTCTTTTTGCTGGTGCTGCCCCGCTGGGAACGGCGCGTGCGCGGCGAAACTCAGCCCTGGGCCAAGGTTGGCTTTGCGGGTTGGCGCGGGCTGGCGCGGGGCATGGCGGTGGGCGCCGCCCTGGGAGCGCTGAGCATTGCGGTGTTGGCGGTGGTGCAGCTGGGGCTGGGCTGGGCGAATGTCGATCTCGCTGGTGCGCGAGGGCTGGGGCTGCTGCAGGTGGCGGCGGTGGGCGCCCTGGCAGCGACGGCGGTGGGCTGGTCCGAGGAAGTGCTGTTTCGGGGCTGGCTGCTGCGCGAACTGGAGCAGGGGTGGACACCGGGGGTAGCCCTGGGGGTCACCAGTTTGATCTTTGCGATCGCCCACTTTATCAAGCCCCTCGACGCCATTCTGGCCCTGCTGCCCCAGTTCGCCGGGCTGCTGCTGCTGGGGTTTGTGCTGGGGTGGGCGCGGCGAATTGCGATCGCCCCCGGCGAAACTGGCCTGGGCCACCCGGTGGGGCTGCACGCCGGGCTGGTGTGGGGCTACTACCTGCTGGAGGTGGGCAACCTGCTGCGGCCCACGGGCCGGGTTCCCGCCTGGGTGACGGGCCTGGATGGCAACCCCCTAGCCGGACTGTTGGGACTTACGCTGCTTGCGGGGCTTGGCGTTTTGCTGTTTCGCTGGAGCCGCTCGCCCGACCGGTGA
- the clpS gene encoding ATP-dependent Clp protease adapter ClpS, with amino-acid sequence MSVETIERTTTSTIQKPAPRYRVLLHNDDFNSMEYVVESLIKVVPSLTMAQAVDIMMQAHTAGVALVITCAMEHAEFYSEGLCNLGLSSTIEPDE; translated from the coding sequence GTGTCAGTTGAGACTATCGAACGGACAACAACGTCCACCATTCAAAAACCTGCACCCCGCTATCGAGTGTTGCTCCACAACGACGACTTCAACTCGATGGAATACGTGGTGGAATCGTTGATTAAGGTCGTGCCCAGCCTGACCATGGCCCAGGCGGTTGACATCATGATGCAGGCCCATACCGCCGGAGTGGCGCTGGTGATCACCTGCGCCATGGAGCACGCCGAATTTTACAGCGAAGGGCTGTGTAACCTGGGTTTGAGCAGCACCATCGAGCCGGATGAATAA
- a CDS encoding STAS domain-containing protein, producing MQTVTKEMAIFQAQGSLNASNAHDFHASLMQSIQSDRASGLFVDMSQVESLDSAGLISLVSALKHARQLQKRLCLCSVPPAIRIVFELTQLDRAFEMVDNLPQPLPAAA from the coding sequence ATGCAGACAGTGACTAAGGAAATGGCTATTTTTCAAGCCCAGGGCTCTCTCAACGCCTCCAATGCCCACGACTTCCACGCCTCCCTGATGCAGAGTATCCAGTCTGACAGGGCCAGCGGGCTGTTTGTAGACATGAGCCAGGTGGAGTCCCTCGACAGTGCTGGCCTGATTTCCCTCGTTTCGGCGCTAAAGCACGCCCGGCAGCTGCAAAAGCGCCTTTGCCTGTGCTCAGTACCGCCCGCTATTCGGATCGTCTTTGAGCTCACTCAGCTCGATCGCGCCTTTGAAATGGTGGACAACCTGCCCCAGCCCCTGCCTGCGGCGGCCTGA
- a CDS encoding TIGR03960 family B12-binding radical SAM protein has protein sequence MTVSIDTLVTADISRPGRYLGNELGAVHKPWEQAAVRWVLTYPEVYEVGASNLGHIILYSILNAQPRQLCDRAYLPAADLSTKLKETATPLFAVESQRSLVDFDILGFSLSYELGATNILEMLSLAGIPLTWQERNQAGAFDVEAGSWPLIFAGGQTATSNPEPYADFFDFVALGDGEELLPEIALVIEEGKAAGLSREALLLDLAQVPGVYVPQFYDMAADGTVHPNRPEVPHRVLRRVATPIPAYAMGLVPYVETVHDRLTVEIRRGCTRGCRFCQPGMLTRPARDVEPEAVVDAIETGMRKTGYNEFSLLSLSCSDYLALPAVGVEVKNRLKDENISLSLPSQRVDRFDENIANIVGGTRLTGLTFAPEAGTQRMRDIINKGLTNEELLRGIKTAHEQGWSRVKLYFMIGLPGETDVDVLGIAETVRWLRQACTIKGRRPISFNITVSNFTPKPHTPFQWHSVSTEEFLRKQRLLREEFRAMRWAKVNFTDVRISAMEDFVGRGDRRLGSVVRRAWELGAGMDSWWESLETAFNAWTQAIDEAGLTLKYRQVDQGEWNVMDTAEGASRLDAPLPWDHLDTGIDKTWLKEDLHRALEAATVPDCSFEGCSHCGVCGPDFGHNIVVPPPPIPAFAGHGQPSAERVQRLRLTLGKLGSLALLGHLDLVRLFDRALRRAGLPIAFTGGFHPGPRLSPANALPLGATSSGEVVDFELTRAIAPADFLQQLAAQLPPEIPLYDIAEVPLDEPSATKRLDRAEYYLKITPEQEGAVVWSEWIDAVMALEDCWWEKKTKSGKTQLLNLRERLHELALVKTDQPLPPGLEYAQGESEVWLRALGNCRNDGNLLRPEQVVFMVEQVAGQPLALRHVHRSRLIFS, from the coding sequence GTGACTGTATCAATCGACACACTGGTAACGGCGGACATTTCTCGGCCAGGGCGTTACCTGGGCAACGAGTTAGGCGCTGTTCACAAGCCCTGGGAACAGGCGGCGGTGCGGTGGGTTCTGACCTACCCCGAGGTGTATGAGGTTGGGGCGTCCAACCTGGGTCACATTATTCTCTATAGCATTTTGAATGCTCAGCCTCGCCAGCTGTGCGATCGCGCCTACCTGCCCGCCGCCGATCTATCCACCAAGCTCAAGGAAACCGCAACGCCTCTGTTTGCCGTCGAGTCGCAGCGATCGCTGGTTGACTTCGACATCTTGGGCTTTAGCCTCAGCTACGAGCTAGGGGCTACCAATATTCTCGAAATGCTCTCCCTGGCAGGTATTCCCCTGACCTGGCAGGAGCGCAACCAGGCCGGAGCCTTTGACGTCGAAGCAGGCTCCTGGCCGCTCATTTTTGCCGGGGGGCAGACCGCCACCTCCAACCCCGAACCCTACGCCGACTTCTTTGACTTTGTCGCCCTCGGGGATGGCGAGGAGCTGCTGCCCGAAATTGCCCTGGTGATCGAGGAGGGGAAAGCCGCTGGCCTCAGTCGCGAGGCACTGCTGCTCGATCTGGCCCAGGTGCCTGGGGTGTACGTGCCCCAGTTTTACGATATGGCAGCGGATGGCACGGTGCACCCCAACCGACCGGAGGTGCCCCACCGAGTGCTGCGCCGGGTGGCCACCCCGATTCCCGCCTACGCCATGGGCCTGGTGCCCTACGTGGAAACCGTTCACGATCGCCTGACGGTGGAAATTCGCCGAGGCTGCACCCGGGGCTGCCGCTTTTGCCAGCCGGGTATGCTCACCCGCCCGGCCCGCGATGTGGAGCCCGAGGCCGTAGTCGATGCGATCGAGACGGGCATGCGCAAGACGGGCTACAACGAGTTTTCGCTGCTGTCGCTGAGCTGCTCCGACTACCTGGCCCTGCCAGCGGTGGGGGTAGAGGTCAAAAATCGGCTCAAGGACGAGAATATTTCCCTGTCGCTGCCCAGCCAGCGGGTCGATCGCTTCGACGAAAATATTGCCAATATCGTCGGCGGCACCCGCCTCACCGGGCTGACCTTCGCCCCCGAGGCGGGCACCCAGCGGATGCGCGACATCATCAACAAAGGCCTGACCAACGAGGAGTTGCTGCGCGGCATCAAGACCGCCCACGAGCAGGGCTGGAGCCGGGTCAAACTCTACTTTATGATTGGCCTGCCCGGCGAAACCGATGTCGATGTGCTGGGCATTGCCGAAACCGTGCGCTGGCTGCGTCAGGCCTGCACCATCAAGGGGCGACGGCCAATATCGTTTAATATCACCGTTTCCAACTTTACCCCCAAGCCCCACACCCCGTTTCAGTGGCACTCGGTGTCCACGGAGGAGTTTTTGCGCAAGCAACGGCTGCTGCGGGAGGAGTTCAGGGCCATGCGCTGGGCCAAGGTCAACTTTACCGATGTGCGGATCTCGGCGATGGAGGACTTTGTCGGGCGGGGCGATCGCCGCCTGGGCTCGGTGGTGCGCCGCGCCTGGGAACTGGGGGCCGGCATGGACAGCTGGTGGGAAAGCCTGGAAACCGCCTTCAACGCCTGGACCCAGGCCATCGATGAAGCCGGATTGACCCTGAAATATCGCCAGGTGGACCAGGGCGAATGGAACGTGATGGACACCGCTGAGGGGGCGAGCCGCCTGGATGCTCCCCTGCCCTGGGATCACCTCGACACGGGGATCGACAAAACCTGGCTCAAAGAGGATCTGCACCGCGCCCTGGAGGCCGCCACGGTGCCCGACTGCTCCTTCGAGGGCTGCAGCCACTGCGGCGTCTGCGGTCCCGACTTTGGCCACAACATCGTGGTGCCGCCACCGCCAATTCCAGCCTTTGCGGGCCACGGCCAGCCCAGCGCTGAGCGGGTCCAGCGCCTGCGGCTCACCCTGGGTAAGCTGGGGTCGCTGGCGCTATTGGGCCACCTCGACCTGGTGCGCCTGTTCGATCGCGCCCTGCGGCGGGCCGGGTTGCCGATCGCCTTTACCGGCGGCTTTCATCCCGGCCCCCGGCTATCCCCCGCCAACGCGCTGCCCCTGGGGGCCACCAGCAGCGGCGAAGTGGTCGACTTTGAGCTGACCCGCGCGATCGCCCCCGCTGACTTTTTGCAGCAGCTGGCCGCCCAGCTGCCCCCGGAAATTCCCCTCTACGACATCGCGGAGGTGCCCCTCGATGAGCCCTCGGCCACCAAGCGCCTGGACCGGGCCGAGTACTACCTGAAGATCACCCCAGAGCAGGAGGGGGCCGTGGTGTGGAGCGAGTGGATTGATGCGGTGATGGCTCTGGAGGACTGCTGGTGGGAGAAAAAAACCAAATCGGGCAAAACTCAGCTGCTGAACCTGCGGGAACGCCTGCACGAGCTGGCGCTAGTAAAAACCGATCAACCTCTGCCGCCGGGGCTAGAATATGCTCAGGGAGAATCCGAGGTTTGGCTGAGGGCTTTGGGCAACTGTCGCAACGATGGGAACCTGCTGCGTCCGGAGCAAGTCGTCTTCATGGTGGAGCAGGTGGCAGGCCAGCCTCTGGCACTTCGGCACGTGCATCGCAGCCGGTTGATTTTTAGTTAG